The Nonlabens sp. Hel1_33_55 genome contains the following window.
AGCGTAAGCATATTGGCATGCATCCAGTAATTGACGGGACTATGCCCATGAGCAGCTTCACCTTGTGCTATTTCACATTCATGATGTGGAAATTTAAGATCCATTCCACCACCATGTAAATCAAAAGTCTCACCTAAATATTTGGAACTCATGACCGTACACTCAAGATGCCATCCAGGGAAACCGTCGCCCCATGGACTAGGCCATCTCATGATATGAGCCGGCGATGCTTGTTTCCATAAAGCAAAATCCTGCGGATTTTCCTTCTCGCTTTGCGCAGCAAGCTCACGTGTATTCGCAATCATATCTTCAAGATTGCGGCCGCTAAGCTTTCCATATTGATGATCTTCATTGAATTTCAGAACATCAAAGTAAATAGAACCGTTGCGTTCATAGGCATATCCCTTATCCATGATCGTCTTAATAATCTCAATTTGTTCCACGATATGACCGGTTGCTGTAGGCTCAATACTAGGTGGCAAGCTGTTGAAGCGCTTCATCACGTTATGAAAGTCCAGTGTGTATTGCTGTACAACTTCCATGGGTTCCAACTTCTCCAGTCTCGCTTTTTTGGAGATTTTGTCCTCACCCTGATCGGCATCGTCAGTAAGGTGACCGGCGTCGGTAATATTTCGCACGTAGCGTACCTTATAACCCAGATGAGTCAGATACCTATAAATCATGTCAAAACTGATGAACGTACGGCAGTTACCTAAGTGTACATTGCTGTAAACCGTAGGTCCACAAACGTACATCCCAATACGACCCTCATGAATAGGTTCAAAGACCTGTTTCTCGCTGGCGATGGAGTTGTAGAGTCGCAGTTTTTGCTGGTTGTAAAGTGCCATGATCTTATGATGT
Protein-coding sequences here:
- the cysS gene encoding cysteine--tRNA ligase — its product is MALYNQQKLRLYNSIASEKQVFEPIHEGRIGMYVCGPTVYSNVHLGNCRTFISFDMIYRYLTHLGYKVRYVRNITDAGHLTDDADQGEDKISKKARLEKLEPMEVVQQYTLDFHNVMKRFNSLPPSIEPTATGHIVEQIEIIKTIMDKGYAYERNGSIYFDVLKFNEDHQYGKLSGRNLEDMIANTRELAAQSEKENPQDFALWKQASPAHIMRWPSPWGDGFPGWHLECTVMSSKYLGETFDLHGGGMDLKFPHHECEIAQGEAAHGHSPVNYWMHANMLTLEGKKMSKSTGNSILPEELFTGDNDFMEKAFSPAVVRFFMMQAHYRSVLDFSNDAILAAEKGLHRLQEAISLMDHLKVSKSSSVDIESWVQSCYDAMNDDFNTPILIAELFEGAKMIHAINEENETISASDLELFQDTIHSFLYDVLGIKRADETDDINSGKHMDAAMKLIIDLRATARARKDFETSDKIRDELAAAGIQLKDGADGTTFTAK